The following coding sequences are from one Epilithonimonas vandammei window:
- the tgt gene encoding tRNA guanosine(34) transglycosylase Tgt, translated as MKFFEIEKNSESKARAGIITTDHGTIQTPIFMPVGTVASVKTVHQRELKEDIKAQIILGNTYHLMLRPKMDIMEQAGGLHKFMNWDRPILTDSGGYQVFSLAKSRKITEEGVKFKSHIDGSLHFMSPEVSMQIQRQIGADIFMAFDECIAYPSDYNAVKTSMELTHRWLKRCISWTEENKELYGHKQRLFPIVQGSCFSDLRKISAEVISEAGADGNAIGGLSVGEPEDEMYRITNEVTDILPKDKPRYLMGVGTPWNILESIGFGVDMMDCVMPTRNARNAMLFTWQGVMNMKNEKWKTDFSPLDEFGTSFVDQEYSKAYVRHLFVAKEYLAKQIASIHNLAFYLDLVKVAREHIVAGDFYQWKEQIIPQLKTRL; from the coding sequence ATGAAATTTTTTGAAATCGAAAAAAACTCGGAATCAAAAGCGAGAGCAGGTATTATCACTACAGATCACGGAACCATCCAAACCCCTATTTTTATGCCGGTTGGAACGGTCGCATCTGTAAAAACAGTGCACCAGAGAGAGCTTAAAGAAGACATCAAAGCACAGATTATTCTCGGCAACACCTATCACCTGATGCTGCGTCCTAAAATGGATATTATGGAACAGGCAGGCGGTCTTCATAAATTTATGAATTGGGACAGGCCAATACTTACCGATTCCGGCGGATATCAGGTTTTTTCTTTGGCAAAAAGCAGAAAGATTACTGAAGAAGGCGTGAAGTTCAAATCTCATATCGATGGTAGTCTTCACTTTATGTCCCCAGAGGTTTCTATGCAAATTCAGAGACAGATAGGCGCAGATATTTTTATGGCATTTGATGAGTGTATTGCTTACCCAAGTGATTACAATGCTGTGAAAACCTCTATGGAACTCACACACCGCTGGCTGAAAAGATGTATTAGCTGGACCGAAGAGAACAAAGAATTGTATGGCCACAAACAGAGGCTATTCCCGATTGTTCAGGGCTCTTGTTTTTCTGACCTTAGAAAGATTTCGGCCGAGGTTATCTCAGAAGCCGGAGCCGATGGGAATGCTATCGGCGGACTTTCCGTAGGCGAGCCGGAAGATGAAATGTACAGAATAACGAATGAAGTGACAGACATTCTCCCAAAAGACAAACCAAGATATCTGATGGGTGTTGGCACACCTTGGAACATCTTGGAAAGCATTGGTTTTGGGGTAGATATGATGGATTGTGTGATGCCGACGAGAAATGCCAGAAATGCAATGCTATTCACTTGGCAGGGCGTCATGAATATGAAAAATGAAAAATGGAAAACCGATTTTTCTCCGTTGGATGAGTTTGGGACAAGTTTTGTGGATCAGGAATACAGCAAAGCCTATGTAAGACATCTTTTCGTGGCAAAGGAATATCTGGCAAAACAAATTGCTTCCATTCATAACCTTGCGTTTTATCTCGATTTAGTGAAAGTTGCGAGAGAACATATTGTTGCAGGAGATTTCTACCAGTGGAAAGAGCAGATTATTCCTCAGTTAAAGACAAGGCTTTAG
- a CDS encoding DUF4296 domain-containing protein, whose product MRFFIAYLFLAIFTLSCTEAIEKPKDILSEEKMSEIIADFAINEQSYTIGGNINTENATRFILKKYNIKGQQFTDSYKYYMTDPDTMKEILDEAQKIIVSKDPNAEAFINKKLKENSGIPAQAR is encoded by the coding sequence ATGAGATTTTTTATTGCATATTTATTTCTTGCGATCTTTACATTATCCTGTACTGAAGCAATAGAAAAGCCGAAAGATATTTTATCTGAGGAAAAAATGTCTGAGATCATTGCAGATTTTGCCATTAATGAACAAAGCTATACCATAGGTGGTAATATCAATACAGAAAATGCCACAAGATTTATACTGAAAAAATATAATATTAAAGGGCAACAGTTTACGGATAGCTATAAATATTATATGACCGATCCGGACACTATGAAAGAGATACTGGACGAGGCACAGAAAATTATAGTGTCAAAAGATCCTAATGCCGAAGCTTTTATCAATAAAAAACTGAAGGAAAACAGCGGAATTCCTGCACAGGCAAGATAG
- a CDS encoding polyprenol monophosphomannose synthase, with protein sequence MKKLVIIPTYNEKENIEKIISAVFALQQDFHVLVVDDSSPDGTAEIVKKLREKYPLQLHLTIRKIKDGLGKAYIHGFQWAIHNDYDFIFEMDADFSHNPKDLIKLYEACKSADMAVGSRYSQGVNVVNWPMGRVLLSYFASKYVRFVLGLPIHDTTAGFVCFRKETLLAIGLDKIKLKGYGFQVEMKYRVFKKNLKIVEVPIIFTDRTEGESKMNGGIIQEAVFGVLNLKWKSLIGKL encoded by the coding sequence ATGAAGAAGCTTGTCATTATTCCGACTTATAACGAGAAAGAAAACATCGAAAAGATCATTTCGGCAGTTTTTGCTCTGCAGCAGGATTTCCACGTGTTAGTGGTAGATGATTCTTCACCGGACGGAACGGCTGAGATCGTTAAAAAACTTCGTGAAAAATATCCGTTGCAGCTTCACCTTACGATTAGAAAAATAAAAGATGGGCTGGGCAAAGCCTACATACACGGTTTTCAGTGGGCGATTCATAACGATTATGATTTTATTTTTGAGATGGATGCCGATTTTTCTCATAATCCAAAAGATCTAATTAAACTTTACGAAGCCTGCAAAAGTGCAGATATGGCGGTGGGCTCTAGATACTCTCAGGGCGTGAATGTTGTAAATTGGCCGATGGGAAGAGTGTTGCTTTCTTACTTTGCCTCAAAATATGTAAGATTCGTGTTGGGGTTGCCAATCCATGATACTACGGCTGGTTTTGTGTGCTTTCGAAAAGAAACACTCTTAGCTATTGGGCTGGATAAAATCAAGCTGAAAGGCTATGGTTTCCAGGTTGAGATGAAATACCGGGTATTCAAGAAAAATCTTAAAATCGTAGAGGTGCCTATTATCTTTACGGATAGAACGGAAGGCGAAAGTAAAATGAATGGCGGAATTATCCAGGAAGCTGTTTTTGGTGTTCTGAATCTAAAATGGAAAAGTTTAATCGGGAAATTATAG
- a CDS encoding prolyl oligopeptidase family serine peptidase, with product MKRYSILIAAAVVFYTGVNAQSMAKPNYPKAQKGNQTDNYFGTQVADPFRDLENDSEATKKWVDEEVAYSQNYLSKIPFRETIKNQLRDIWNYEKIGAPFKEGDYTYYYKNNGLQAQSVLYRTNNKTKNTEVFLDPNTFSEKGTTSLSNLSFNKKGNLAAYSISEGGSDWNKIIIIDAISNKKIDETIVDVKFSGIAWKGDEGFYYSSYDKPKEGTVLSGMTDKHKVYFHKLGTKQSEDQLIFGGEKTPRRYLSAGVSEDQRFLIISAANATNGNELYIKDLKNGGDFVQINKGFDINADIVDTQGDDLFIFTDKDAPNMRLVKVSIKNPSPENWKDVIPETENVLSVSEAGGYFFGKYMKDAISLVKQFDKTGKMVREIALPGKGTVSGFGGKKEDKDIYYSFTNYITPGTIYKYNVASGKSEIYQKPKVKFRPEDYVSEQVFYTSKDGTKIPMMINYKKGTKLDGKNPTILYSYGGFNISLQPAFSVVNAIWMENGGIYAVPNIRGGGEYGKKWHDAGTKQQKKNVFEDFIAAGEYLQAKGYTSKEYMALSGRSNGGLLVGATMTMRPDLAKVTFPGVGVLDMLRYNKFTAGAGWSYDYGTAEDSKEMFEYLKSYSPIHNVKAGICYPSTMIITSDHDDRVVPAHSFKFGAELQEKQACSNPILLRIEKNAGHGAGRSTEQIIGENADLLSFALYEMGIRSLKSSK from the coding sequence ATGAAACGATACTCAATACTGATTGCAGCCGCAGTCGTTTTCTACACTGGAGTCAATGCACAGTCTATGGCAAAACCCAATTACCCAAAAGCCCAGAAAGGCAATCAAACGGACAATTATTTCGGGACACAGGTCGCAGATCCTTTCCGCGATCTGGAAAACGATTCCGAAGCTACAAAAAAATGGGTGGACGAAGAGGTGGCTTACAGCCAGAACTATCTCTCCAAAATCCCTTTCAGAGAAACCATTAAGAATCAGCTGCGGGACATCTGGAACTATGAAAAAATAGGAGCACCGTTCAAAGAAGGTGATTATACTTATTATTACAAAAATAACGGGTTACAAGCACAATCGGTACTTTACAGAACCAATAACAAAACCAAAAACACTGAGGTTTTCCTAGATCCTAATACGTTTTCTGAGAAAGGCACTACCTCACTTTCCAACCTGTCGTTCAACAAAAAAGGAAACCTTGCCGCCTACTCTATTTCTGAAGGCGGAAGCGACTGGAATAAAATCATCATTATCGACGCTATTTCTAACAAAAAAATAGATGAGACGATTGTTGATGTGAAATTCAGTGGCATTGCTTGGAAAGGTGATGAAGGTTTCTACTACTCCAGCTATGACAAACCAAAAGAAGGAACCGTACTTTCCGGAATGACGGATAAGCATAAAGTTTATTTCCATAAACTGGGCACAAAACAATCCGAAGACCAGCTGATTTTCGGCGGCGAAAAAACACCCAGAAGATATCTGTCTGCAGGTGTTTCAGAAGATCAGAGATTTCTCATCATCTCTGCGGCCAATGCAACCAACGGAAACGAACTTTATATAAAAGATCTGAAAAACGGTGGCGATTTTGTGCAAATCAACAAAGGTTTTGACATCAATGCTGATATTGTAGACACGCAAGGTGATGATCTTTTCATCTTCACCGATAAAGATGCTCCGAATATGAGGCTTGTGAAAGTAAGCATCAAAAATCCAAGCCCGGAAAACTGGAAAGATGTAATCCCGGAAACGGAGAATGTACTCAGCGTTTCCGAAGCTGGCGGTTACTTCTTCGGAAAATATATGAAAGATGCCATCAGCCTTGTGAAGCAATTTGACAAAACGGGGAAAATGGTAAGAGAAATTGCATTACCAGGCAAAGGAACAGTTTCTGGATTTGGCGGCAAAAAAGAGGATAAAGATATCTATTACTCATTTACCAACTATATTACGCCGGGAACTATTTACAAGTATAATGTAGCGTCAGGAAAATCGGAGATCTATCAGAAGCCCAAAGTAAAATTCAGGCCGGAAGATTATGTGTCTGAACAGGTTTTTTACACTTCGAAAGATGGCACAAAAATTCCGATGATGATTAACTACAAGAAAGGAACAAAGCTGGATGGTAAAAATCCAACGATTTTATATTCTTATGGTGGTTTCAACATCAGCCTTCAGCCTGCATTCTCGGTTGTGAATGCGATCTGGATGGAAAATGGCGGAATCTATGCGGTTCCAAACATCCGAGGCGGTGGCGAGTATGGCAAAAAATGGCACGATGCAGGTACAAAACAGCAAAAGAAAAATGTGTTTGAAGATTTCATCGCTGCCGGCGAATATCTGCAGGCAAAAGGTTACACATCCAAAGAATATATGGCGCTCTCAGGCCGTTCCAACGGTGGTTTGCTAGTGGGTGCGACGATGACGATGCGACCGGATCTGGCAAAAGTGACTTTCCCCGGAGTAGGCGTTCTGGATATGCTTAGGTATAATAAATTCACAGCCGGAGCGGGCTGGTCCTATGATTACGGAACCGCTGAAGACAGCAAGGAAATGTTCGAATATCTCAAGTCTTATTCACCTATTCACAATGTAAAAGCCGGAATCTGCTACCCTTCTACTATGATTATCACGAGTGATCATGATGATCGTGTGGTTCCTGCACACTCCTTCAAATTCGGGGCAGAGCTACAGGAAAAGCAAGCTTGCAGCAATCCGATATTACTCAGAATTGAAAAAAATGCAGGTCATGGTGCAGGAAGATCTACAGAACAGATCATTGGCGAAAATGCTGACCTGCTCAGTTTTGCACTTTATGAAATGGGAATCAGATCTCTGAAATCATCAAAATAA
- a CDS encoding cytochrome ubiquinol oxidase subunit I, giving the protein MDDFLAARSQMAVSLGFHIIFSCVGMVMPFLMAFSHYKYLKTQDEVYKGLTKAWSKGVAILFATGAVSGTMLSFELGLLWPKFMEHAGPIFGMPFSLEGTAFFIEAIAIGFFLYGWEKFNKWFHWFCGVVVGVSGLASGILVVAANAWMNSPAGFDYINGEYLNIDPIKAMFNDAWFPQAFHMTVAAFAATGFAVAGIHALMILKKRNVNFHTKAFRISAGFAIIGALLAPISGDVAAKSVAVRQPIKLAAMEAHFETEKGASFVIGGIPDEENEQIKYAIKVPKVLSFLAWGDFDAEVKGLKDFPKDHWPPVAVVHYAFQIMIFFGSVMMLIGFIYLIATFWKKEWLTKSWYLKMFVAAIPFGYIALEAGWTVTEVGRQPWIIYGIMKTIDAVTPMPGIQYSFYFFTLIFISLSLIIIFLLLRQIKMVPKLYDPTDPNYNPKNKTL; this is encoded by the coding sequence ATGGATGATTTTCTGGCTGCCCGATCTCAGATGGCCGTTTCATTGGGCTTCCACATCATATTTTCCTGTGTGGGAATGGTAATGCCTTTTCTGATGGCTTTTTCTCATTACAAATACCTTAAAACTCAAGATGAGGTTTACAAAGGTCTCACCAAAGCGTGGAGCAAAGGTGTCGCTATTCTGTTTGCAACAGGTGCTGTTTCCGGAACGATGCTTTCTTTTGAGTTAGGATTACTCTGGCCTAAATTTATGGAACATGCCGGTCCGATTTTCGGAATGCCCTTTTCTCTGGAAGGCACCGCTTTTTTTATTGAGGCAATAGCTATAGGATTTTTCCTTTACGGCTGGGAAAAGTTCAACAAGTGGTTTCACTGGTTTTGCGGTGTGGTGGTTGGCGTCAGCGGATTAGCTTCAGGTATTTTGGTTGTTGCTGCGAATGCGTGGATGAACAGTCCTGCTGGTTTCGATTATATTAATGGAGAATATCTGAATATTGATCCGATAAAAGCGATGTTTAATGACGCTTGGTTTCCACAGGCATTTCATATGACGGTAGCTGCTTTTGCGGCAACAGGATTTGCAGTAGCTGGGATCCACGCGCTGATGATTTTGAAAAAACGAAATGTCAATTTCCACACAAAAGCATTTAGGATTTCCGCAGGTTTTGCGATTATTGGCGCTTTGCTCGCTCCTATCAGTGGTGATGTCGCAGCAAAATCTGTTGCTGTAAGACAACCTATAAAACTGGCCGCAATGGAAGCCCATTTCGAAACTGAAAAAGGTGCGAGTTTTGTAATTGGCGGGATTCCGGATGAGGAAAATGAACAAATCAAATACGCTATAAAAGTTCCGAAAGTATTAAGTTTTCTCGCTTGGGGAGATTTTGATGCCGAAGTGAAAGGTCTGAAAGATTTCCCAAAAGACCATTGGCCACCGGTAGCAGTCGTTCATTATGCTTTTCAAATTATGATATTTTTTGGAAGTGTGATGATGTTAATTGGCTTCATTTACCTCATCGCCACTTTTTGGAAAAAAGAATGGTTGACCAAAAGCTGGTATTTGAAAATGTTTGTTGCAGCAATTCCATTCGGTTATATCGCATTAGAAGCGGGTTGGACAGTAACAGAAGTTGGCAGACAGCCGTGGATCATTTATGGCATTATGAAAACCATCGATGCAGTGACACCGATGCCGGGAATCCAATATTCTTTCTACTTTTTTACATTGATTTTCATTTCGTTATCATTGATTATCATATTTTTACTTTTGAGACAAATCAAAATGGTTCCGAAACTGTATGACCCGACAGACCCTAATTATAATCCTAAAAACAAAACGCTATGA
- a CDS encoding cytochrome d ubiquinol oxidase subunit II — translation MIYVVIAFLWISICLYVITGGADFGAGIIELFSKKTYREKTKKIMSKSIAPIWEANHMWLIIAVVILFVGFPTIYTTVSTYLHIPVVLMLIGIIARGTAFTFRNYDAVDDSWQKIYTQIFYYSSLLTPFFLGIIAAATISGSIDTEAKDFLGLYIFSWLNPFGISVGFFAVSLCAYLASLFSLHEARFSDALSVMVKKARETAIYVVATGILVFLSAYYSQIPLLNWIFSNALGIVVITLATISLLFTNEAIKKKQFLLVRVFGGFQIIMILVAATYQHTPNIILFANGTHLSLFDESAAPKTIAALGWALVLGSIFILPFLFYLLISFGDQSRKSKAKS, via the coding sequence ATGATTTACGTTGTTATTGCATTTCTTTGGATTTCAATTTGTCTTTATGTGATTACCGGCGGGGCAGATTTCGGGGCAGGAATTATCGAACTGTTCTCTAAAAAAACTTATCGTGAAAAAACGAAAAAGATTATGTCCAAATCTATCGCACCAATTTGGGAAGCCAATCATATGTGGCTGATAATTGCTGTTGTGATTTTATTTGTTGGATTTCCGACTATTTATACTACTGTTTCTACCTATCTTCATATCCCTGTTGTTCTGATGCTAATTGGCATTATTGCCAGAGGAACAGCTTTTACCTTCAGGAATTACGATGCAGTGGATGACAGTTGGCAGAAAATTTATACGCAAATCTTCTACTATTCCAGCCTGCTGACGCCTTTCTTTCTGGGGATTATCGCTGCAGCCACGATTTCTGGCTCTATTGACACGGAAGCCAAAGATTTTTTAGGTCTTTATATCTTCAGTTGGCTCAATCCTTTCGGAATATCTGTCGGTTTTTTTGCGGTTTCGTTGTGTGCTTATCTAGCCTCACTATTTTCTTTGCACGAAGCCCGTTTTAGTGATGCATTGTCCGTTATGGTGAAGAAAGCGCGGGAAACTGCTATATATGTTGTTGCAACCGGTATTTTGGTTTTTTTAAGCGCTTACTATTCTCAAATTCCATTGCTCAACTGGATTTTCTCAAACGCACTTGGCATCGTCGTAATCACATTGGCTACCATTAGCCTTTTGTTCACCAATGAGGCCATTAAGAAAAAACAGTTTTTATTAGTTCGGGTATTCGGAGGTTTTCAGATTATTATGATTTTGGTTGCGGCGACATATCAGCATACTCCTAATATTATTTTATTTGCAAACGGTACGCATCTTTCGCTTTTCGATGAAAGTGCGGCTCCAAAAACGATTGCTGCGCTTGGCTGGGCCTTGGTTCTTGGGAGTATATTTATTTTACCTTTTTTATTTTATCTGCTGATTTCTTTTGGTGACCAGAGCCGGAAATCAAAGGCGAAAAGCTGA
- a CDS encoding DUF6646 family protein: MKKLLLAFGLFAGVLSYAQAWTGKGDQKLQVGLNAWGNGTGITGTYDYGLSKIVSLGGGANIYFSDYKDDNKDNNFFIFGRVNFHLQDPLNLPSQWDIYPGVDLGVLGKDFGLGVHLGVRYFFNDSVGAYIEAGNNGSIGVSFNF; the protein is encoded by the coding sequence ATGAAAAAACTATTATTAGCATTCGGACTTTTCGCCGGTGTTCTATCTTATGCACAGGCTTGGACAGGAAAAGGCGACCAAAAACTCCAGGTAGGTCTAAATGCTTGGGGTAACGGAACCGGTATTACCGGAACTTATGACTATGGTTTATCAAAAATCGTTTCATTAGGAGGTGGAGCAAACATCTACTTCAGTGATTATAAAGATGATAACAAGGATAATAACTTCTTCATTTTCGGTAGAGTTAATTTCCACTTACAAGACCCTTTGAACTTGCCGAGCCAATGGGACATCTATCCGGGTGTAGATCTTGGGGTTTTGGGTAAAGATTTCGGACTGGGTGTTCACTTAGGTGTGCGATACTTCTTCAATGACAGTGTGGGTGCTTACATCGAGGCTGGTAACAATGGAAGCATTGGGGTTTCTTTCAACTTCTAA
- a CDS encoding pirin family protein gives MSNIEMIIEERAADIGNFLVGRLLPFSQKRSVRPFVFIDHMGPAALKDYENMDVPPHPHIGLSTLTFLFEGSIMHRDSIGTEIEIKEGAVNWMTAGKGVAHSERTPEYLRTTDKNLHGLQIWVALPKELETMEPEFFHINKEDIPSWIDKGINYKLIAGEILGRKSPVPTYSPLYFLEVKNTLQEGREIILGDYIFGESSLYILEGNIESEGNLYTPKHILIAKDSKLCHFVLKPNSTVYIFGGEPFPEPRYIYWNFVASSLELIEDAKTRWQNHEFPKVINDDGYVPLPPQNKNIKMKE, from the coding sequence ATGTCAAATATTGAGATGATAATCGAAGAGCGAGCTGCCGATATCGGAAATTTTCTGGTTGGTAGGTTGTTGCCGTTTTCTCAAAAGAGAAGCGTTCGGCCATTTGTATTTATCGATCATATGGGACCTGCTGCGCTCAAAGATTATGAAAATATGGATGTTCCGCCGCATCCGCACATTGGACTTTCCACACTTACTTTTTTGTTTGAAGGAAGCATTATGCACAGAGATTCCATTGGAACAGAAATCGAAATCAAAGAAGGCGCAGTGAACTGGATGACCGCGGGAAAAGGCGTTGCACATTCCGAAAGAACACCGGAATATCTCAGAACAACTGATAAAAACCTTCATGGATTACAGATTTGGGTCGCACTTCCTAAAGAACTGGAAACAATGGAACCCGAGTTTTTCCATATCAACAAAGAAGATATCCCAAGTTGGATAGATAAAGGAATCAATTATAAATTAATCGCTGGCGAAATCCTTGGGCGAAAATCTCCGGTTCCTACTTATTCGCCACTGTATTTCTTGGAAGTTAAAAATACACTGCAGGAAGGCCGGGAAATCATTCTCGGCGATTATATTTTTGGAGAATCTTCTCTTTACATCTTAGAAGGAAACATAGAAAGTGAAGGCAATCTTTACACACCGAAACATATCCTGATTGCAAAAGATTCCAAACTTTGTCATTTTGTTTTGAAACCGAATTCGACAGTTTATATTTTCGGAGGTGAACCTTTTCCGGAACCAAGATACATCTATTGGAACTTTGTAGCTAGTTCGTTAGAATTGATTGAAGACGCCAAAACCAGATGGCAAAACCACGAATTTCCAAAGGTCATTAATGATGACGGTTATGTTCCTTTGCCGCCACAGAATAAAAATATTAAAATGAAAGAATGA
- the rseP gene encoding RIP metalloprotease RseP, whose protein sequence is MELALKIFQFILSISILVTLHEIGHFLPAKWFKTKVDKFFLFFDPYFSIFAMKKINGKWQYKFFSKNQPTEEELEINGKKVTQPIDTSALPEDDWRRHEGVKYGIGWLPMGGYVKIAGMVDESMDTEQLKKPAQPWEFRAKPAWQRLIIMLGGVTVNFFLAWFIYSCLSFFTGETFHDNSKFENGIAVSDAGQKMGLKTGDKILKIDGKPAERMETSSINMLFADNVTVLRDGKEVTFPINEDGVAEVLHANEAKLYFMNRFPAVVDSVIPNKPAMKAGLQKGDEIVGVNGKPIVYFDQLADELKINKGKTIELDVLRNKQPLKLTANVGDDAKLGFAFDPKIAQKYLDKSQVTKEYSFLEAVPRGFTRTIDVLTMQIKQFKIIFNTKTQGYKKVGGPIAIVNNMHVEKGNDGRLSIDWEFFWGFTAMFSVWLAFLNLIPIPGLDGGHVLFTLWEIITDKPVPQKVLENAQMIGVIFLLGLMVLIFGNDIVKVISQFLTQKN, encoded by the coding sequence ATGGAATTAGCATTAAAGATATTTCAGTTTATCCTGAGCATTTCTATCCTTGTAACATTACACGAAATCGGGCATTTCTTGCCAGCGAAATGGTTTAAAACCAAAGTAGACAAATTCTTTTTATTCTTCGATCCTTATTTTTCCATCTTCGCCATGAAGAAAATCAATGGAAAATGGCAATATAAATTCTTTTCGAAAAACCAGCCTACTGAAGAGGAGTTGGAAATCAACGGAAAAAAGGTAACTCAACCGATTGACACTTCCGCACTTCCGGAAGATGACTGGAGAAGACACGAAGGTGTGAAATACGGCATCGGCTGGTTGCCAATGGGTGGCTATGTGAAAATTGCGGGAATGGTGGACGAAAGCATGGACACCGAGCAGCTGAAGAAACCGGCGCAGCCGTGGGAGTTCCGTGCAAAACCAGCTTGGCAGAGACTAATCATTATGCTGGGAGGTGTGACGGTTAATTTCTTTTTGGCGTGGTTTATTTATTCTTGTCTTTCTTTTTTTACTGGCGAAACGTTTCATGATAATTCCAAATTCGAAAACGGAATTGCTGTTTCTGATGCTGGACAGAAAATGGGACTAAAAACAGGTGATAAAATCCTGAAAATAGATGGGAAACCAGCTGAAAGAATGGAAACATCCAGCATTAATATGCTTTTTGCGGATAATGTAACGGTTTTGAGGGATGGAAAGGAAGTAACCTTCCCCATCAATGAAGATGGCGTTGCCGAAGTTCTTCATGCGAACGAAGCGAAGCTTTATTTCATGAATCGTTTCCCTGCTGTTGTTGATTCTGTTATTCCTAACAAACCAGCTATGAAAGCCGGGCTACAAAAAGGGGACGAAATCGTTGGCGTAAATGGCAAACCAATAGTTTATTTTGACCAATTGGCAGATGAATTAAAGATCAATAAAGGTAAAACTATAGAATTGGATGTTCTTCGTAACAAGCAACCTTTAAAATTGACTGCAAATGTTGGCGATGATGCTAAACTTGGATTCGCCTTTGACCCTAAAATAGCTCAAAAATACCTTGACAAGTCCCAAGTAACCAAGGAATACTCTTTCCTGGAAGCTGTTCCGAGAGGATTTACAAGAACGATAGATGTTCTGACTATGCAGATAAAACAGTTTAAAATCATCTTTAATACCAAAACGCAAGGTTATAAGAAAGTGGGCGGGCCAATTGCCATTGTCAATAATATGCATGTTGAAAAGGGTAATGATGGAAGACTGTCTATAGATTGGGAATTTTTCTGGGGCTTTACAGCAATGTTTTCTGTATGGCTGGCATTCCTCAACCTGATTCCAATTCCAGGATTAGATGGTGGTCACGTATTGTTTACGCTTTGGGAAATCATCACAGACAAGCCTGTACCACAAAAAGTTTTGGAAAATGCACAGATGATAGGCGTTATTTTCTTATTAGGACTGATGGTGTTAATATTTGGAAATGACATAGTTAAAGTAATCAGTCAATTTCTGACTCAAAAAAATTAA
- a CDS encoding helix-turn-helix domain-containing protein, with translation MKDQERLAALESQMSTLVNSQKEFTSKALQMLALGTKNIYSKEEAALFLNLDPDYLYQLKHHGKLKAYKKKGQKKIYFRKEDLEAYLLGDNVEEIQNDDYDAFEQEILERWKK, from the coding sequence ATGAAAGACCAAGAAAGACTAGCTGCGCTAGAAAGCCAAATGTCCACCTTGGTAAACTCGCAAAAAGAGTTTACCTCGAAGGCGCTACAGATGCTCGCCCTCGGAACCAAGAACATCTATTCTAAGGAAGAGGCCGCGCTGTTCCTCAACCTGGATCCGGACTATCTCTACCAACTCAAACACCACGGCAAACTGAAGGCCTACAAAAAGAAGGGGCAAAAGAAAATCTACTTTCGCAAAGAGGACCTCGAAGCTTATCTTCTGGGGGATAATGTGGAGGAAATACAAAATGATGACTATGACGCATTCGAGCAGGAAATTCTGGAGCGATGGAAGAAATAA